One part of the Cyprinus carpio isolate SPL01 chromosome A25, ASM1834038v1, whole genome shotgun sequence genome encodes these proteins:
- the LOC109063193 gene encoding hyaluronidase-4-like yields the protein MPGVPCGALKHHTVPVACAIICSWLLILVHSAFCQKPAKLPLVGRKPFLAAWNAPLDMCTLKYNISVSLELFHISGSPRAVHTGQNVTIFYANRLGYYPFYNEQGVPINGGLPQNSSLEAHLHKARKDIAHFIPSEDFRGLAVIDWEFWRPQWNRNWHKKEIYRQRSQELIAQAYLNVTKEQVEELARLRFEKSAMEFMQGTLKLGTQTRPHGLWGFYLYPDCHNYNVHAHNYSATCPLQETHRNDQLFWLWNSSTAFFPALAIRKGHMDSIRNLHFSQNRVLESLRLASLNSLPYELPTFVYTRLGYRDEAMAFLTQSLAPTSPNTLSWKFLVHLKTFRDLIHTIGESAALGAAGFVIWGDLNLTSSRQNCSKVKAFLNYRLGQYITNVTQAAEICSELLCQTNGRCVRRDPQAPHYLHLSRGNYRILSNRNGTFTVIGQQTKNERQMLADRFRCHCYQGYEGERCDSIEPEETEEDNMIKEDVEEEEEKKKESEVYNDIRDTAVPLQNAFILTALLLLLNFSSI from the exons ATGCCCGGTGTGCCCTGTGGGGCCTTGAAACACCACACTGTGCCCGTAGCCTGTGCCATCATCTGTTCCTGGCTGTTGATCCTGGTCCATTCTGCCTTTTGCCAGAAACCTGCAAAGCTGCCTCTGGTGGGCCGCAAGCCTTTCCTGGCAGCCTGGAATGCTCCACTGGATATGTGTACGTTGAAGTACAATATCAGCGTCAGCCTTGAACTTTTCCATATCAGCGGTAGTCCACGAGCTGTCCACACGGGCCAGAATGTCACCATCTTCTATGCCAACCGCCTGGGTTACTACCCTTTCTACAATGAACAAGGGGTTCCCATCAACGGAGGCCTACCTCAGAACAGCAGCCTTGAAGCACATCTTCACAAAGCCCGAAAAGACATAGCACACTTCATCCCTTCTGAAGATTTCCGGGGCCTGGCTGTGATCGACTGGGAGTTCTGGCGGCCACAGTGGAATCGTAACTGGCACAAGAAAGAAATTTACCGACAGCGTTCACAAGAGCTGATTGCACAGGCTTACCTTAATGTGACCAAGGAACAGGTGGAAGAGCTGGCACGCTTGCGCTTCGAGAAGAGTGCCATGGAGTTCATGCAGGGCACACTGAAGCTCGGTACACAAACTCGTCCGCACGGACTCTGGGGTTTTTATCTCTACCCTGACTGTCACAATTACAATGTACATGCACACAACTACAGCGCCACATGCCCCCTACAGGAGACCCACCGTAATGACCAGCTGTTTTGGTTGTGGAACAGCAGCACTGCCTTCTTCCCAGCCCTCGCTATACGCAAAGGCCACATGGACAGCATTCGCAACCTGCACTTCTCACAGAACAGGGTACTGGAGTCGCTGCGACTGGCCTCCCTTAACTCACTGCCCTATGAGCTACCTACATTTGTATACACACGCTTGGGGTATAGAGACGAGGCCATGGCTTTTCTGACCCAG agtttagccccaACCAGCCCCAACACACTttcctggaagtttctagtgcaCCTGAAGaccttcag AGACTTGATACATACAATAGGAGAAAGCGCTGCTTTGGGTGCTGCAGGATTCGTCATTTGGGGGGATCTTAACCTCACTTCTTCAAGG CAAAATTGTTCCAAAGTGAAAGCCTTTCTGAACTATAGACTGGGTCAGTACATCACTAACGTTACGCAGGCAGCAGAAATTTGTAGCGAATTACTGTGTCAGACCAATGGTCGCTGTGTCCGTAGAGACCCACAGGCACCACACTACCTGCACCTGAGCCGCGGCAACTATCGGATCCTGTCTAATCGGAATGGCACCTTCACCGTGATCGGCCAGCAAACTAAGAACGAGCGCCAGATGCTGGCCGACAGGTTCCGCTGCCACTGTTACCAGGGGTATGAAGGAGAGCGCTGTGATAGCATAGAGCCGGAGGAGACAGAGGAGGACAACATGATAAAAGAGgatgtggaggaggaggaggagaaaaagaaGGAATCAGAGGTCTACAACGACATAAGGGATACTGCTGTGCCGTTACAAAACGCCTTCATCCTGACTGCTCTTCTCCTCTTGTTGAACTTCAGTTCTATTTAG